The window GTTTTATCGGTGATATCAAATCCAGTAAAGTGCTTAATAGAGTCCGCCATAGTAACTCTTGCATAAGGTGCTTTAAAGTTTATTTTGTGTTCTCCAAAAATCGCTTCAGATGTTCCGTTTACCGCAATGGCACAATGTTCTAGTAATTGTTCGCAAAAGTCCATCATCCAATTGTAGTCTTTATAGGCTACATAAATTTCCATTGCTGTAAATTCTGGATTGTGTGTTCTGTCCATTCCTTCGTTACGGAAGTTTTTAGAAAACTCATAAACACCATCAAAACCACCAACAATTAATCGTTTTAGGTATAACTCATTAGCAATACGCATATATAATGGTATGTCTAAACTATTATGGTGTGTAATAAAAGGGCGTGCAGCTGCTCCACCAGGAATTGGTTGTAATATTGGTGTTTCTACTTCAAAATAACCTGAGTCATTAAAAAAGCTACGCATCGCATTAAATAACTTAGTACGTTTTATAAAAACCTCTTTAACGTGTGGGTTTACAGCTAAGTCAGCATAACGTTGTCTGTAACGCATTTCTGGATCTGTAAACGCATCGTATGTTTTACCGTCTTTTTGCTTAGGAATTGGTAGTGGTTTTAAAGATTTACTTAATAAAGAAAATCCTTTAACTAATATTGTTTTTTCTCCAACTTGAGTGGTAAACAATTCCCCTTCAATACCAACAAAATCTCCTAGGTCTAATAATTTTTTAAAGACGACATTATATTGGTCTTTATCTTCTCCAGGACAAATTTCGTCTCTGTTAAAATATAACTGTATACGTCCTTCAGAATCTTGTAATTGTGCAAAAGACGCTTTTCCTTGAATGTTAATTGCCATCAATCTACCAGCAACAACTACCTGTTTGCCTTCCTTGAACTCCTGTTTAATCTGTTTAGAATTGTCAGATACAGGATATAAATCTGCTGGATAAGGGTTGATACCTAACTCGCGTAATTTGGCAAGTTTTTCTCTACGTACGAGCTCTTGCTCAGATAATTGTGACATAGTTTTATTGTAAAAAAAAAATTAAGGCACAAAGATAAGCGTTTGTAACAAAAAATAAGTGATAACATTAAATAAGTACAGCATCAAACAATTAAATTTTCGAATAGATATATCGGGTGATATTTGTGTTTTGTTATTTTAGGATATAAAAGCGGTGTTTGTCTGGGTACTGCGCGAAAAATGAGTGTATTGTAATAATCAGTAACTAACTGACTATTACTTGTAATTTCAAGATAGGTTATAGAGAATAATCTTGAAAGATAAATTGTATCTTTGTACTATTAATTTTGCTATGAATAAAACGATACAACTACAGGATTTAGGGACAAAGGACTTTAAAGACACTTGGGATTACCAAGAGGAATTGTTTAAAGGAATTTTAGATACTAAAATTAAAAATAGAAGAGAAGCAGCGGGTTTAGAAACAGATAATTTTTTTCTATTTGTGGAGCATCCTCATGTATATACTTTAGGGAAAAGTGGAGATATGTCTAACTTGTTGTTAAATGAAGACCAGCTAAAAGCTAAAGGTGCTACATTTTATAAAATAAACAGAGGTGGAGATATTACGTATCACGGACCCGGACAAATTGTAGGGTATCCTATTTTAGATTTAGATAATTTTTTTACAGATATCCATAAATATT is drawn from Psychroserpens sp. NJDZ02 and contains these coding sequences:
- the lysS gene encoding lysine--tRNA ligase, producing MSQLSEQELVRREKLAKLRELGINPYPADLYPVSDNSKQIKQEFKEGKQVVVAGRLMAINIQGKASFAQLQDSEGRIQLYFNRDEICPGEDKDQYNVVFKKLLDLGDFVGIEGELFTTQVGEKTILVKGFSLLSKSLKPLPIPKQKDGKTYDAFTDPEMRYRQRYADLAVNPHVKEVFIKRTKLFNAMRSFFNDSGYFEVETPILQPIPGGAAARPFITHHNSLDIPLYMRIANELYLKRLIVGGFDGVYEFSKNFRNEGMDRTHNPEFTAMEIYVAYKDYNWMMDFCEQLLEHCAIAVNGTSEAIFGEHKINFKAPYARVTMADSIKHFTGFDITDKTEDDIRTAAKDMGINVDATMGKGKLIDEIFGEKCEGNYIQPTFITDYPKEMSPLCKEHRENPELTERFELMVCGKEIANAYSELNDPIDQRQRFEHQLKLAAKGDDEATEFIDEDFLRALEYGMPPTSGMGIGMDRLIMYLTNNQSIQEVLFFPQMRPEKKAVPMNEEEKAVLALLKTVSPIELNALKEQSGLSNKKWDKTIKGLTKLGVAKVNKTDDGLFVEVV
- the lipB gene encoding lipoyl(octanoyl) transferase LipB — its product is MNKTIQLQDLGTKDFKDTWDYQEELFKGILDTKIKNRREAAGLETDNFFLFVEHPHVYTLGKSGDMSNLLLNEDQLKAKGATFYKINRGGDITYHGPGQIVGYPILDLDNFFTDIHKYLRFLEEVIILTLDEYGVKATRSEGETGVWLDVGTPFARKICAMGVRASRWVTMHGFALNVNANLGYFDNIIPCGIRGKAVSSLNVELGVKAVDEVEVKAKILKHFSKMFEAEFKQ